The following are from one region of the Stanieria sp. NIES-3757 genome:
- a CDS encoding serine/threonine protein kinase, whose protein sequence is MSNSIAGKEEIPFGTIIDNRYLIQKILGQGGLGRTYLAFDTHRFNEPCVLKEFAPFGSGQYDLEKSRELFKREAKILHQIVHPQIPKFLACFEGHGRLFLVQEYVNGKTYSALLKQRRQQGTNFSEPEVIQWLMNLLPVLEYIHQRGIIHRDISPDNIMKPDGEELPVLIDFGVGKLTNIALLDEHASTDHQSYVGKMSFVGKIGYAPREQISMGRCSPSSDLYSLGVTAIVLLTGREPTMLLDQYSLEWQWRNYVTVSSAFGKILDKMTADRPVQRYQSVQEVLLNLQQITHGQPLTFPTYSPSQINPQPISPQDEEDTVIVSSTSPPVSHHSSASFHSIDETQLVDNNTPPASSPSSQVQPLRSVEETKLVNDWSSSNSSTQPLEETMIVNSTQSEPRRLSNQPHNPKGASISPSTANYTPIASLDPKFIKRCQHELAYCIGPMASLIVEEILIQYAPRSPEALIDALAEQIPDAQKAIQFKRRLLS, encoded by the coding sequence ATGTCTAACTCAATAGCAGGTAAAGAGGAGATACCTTTTGGCACAATTATTGACAATCGTTATCTAATTCAAAAAATTTTAGGACAAGGAGGATTAGGGCGTACTTATCTCGCCTTTGATACTCATCGTTTTAACGAACCTTGTGTTTTAAAAGAATTTGCTCCTTTTGGTTCTGGACAATACGACCTAGAAAAATCAAGGGAACTCTTTAAACGCGAAGCTAAAATCTTACATCAAATTGTTCATCCTCAAATTCCCAAGTTTTTAGCTTGTTTTGAAGGACATGGACGACTTTTTTTAGTCCAAGAGTATGTTAACGGCAAGACTTATTCTGCTTTACTTAAACAAAGACGACAACAGGGTACCAACTTTTCTGAACCAGAGGTCATTCAATGGCTGATGAATTTACTACCCGTTTTGGAATATATTCACCAACGTGGTATTATTCATCGCGATATTTCTCCTGACAATATCATGAAACCTGATGGTGAAGAACTACCAGTCCTGATTGATTTTGGTGTAGGGAAATTAACTAATATTGCTTTATTAGATGAGCATGCTAGTACCGATCATCAATCTTACGTGGGCAAAATGTCTTTTGTGGGCAAAATTGGTTATGCTCCCAGAGAACAGATTAGTATGGGTCGTTGTTCTCCTAGTAGCGATCTTTATTCGTTAGGAGTAACAGCAATTGTTTTGTTAACAGGAAGAGAACCGACTATGTTGCTAGACCAATATTCTTTGGAATGGCAATGGCGTAATTATGTTACTGTTAGTTCGGCATTTGGCAAAATTCTTGATAAGATGACTGCCGATAGACCGGTACAACGTTATCAGTCTGTACAAGAAGTCTTGTTGAACCTGCAACAAATTACTCATGGTCAACCTCTAACATTTCCGACTTATTCTCCCTCACAAATAAATCCTCAACCAATTTCACCTCAAGATGAGGAGGACACTGTTATTGTTAGTTCTACTTCACCTCCTGTCTCCCATCATTCATCGGCTTCTTTCCATTCAATAGATGAAACACAATTGGTAGATAACAATACTCCCCCTGCTTCCTCTCCTTCTTCCCAAGTTCAACCACTACGCTCGGTTGAAGAAACTAAGTTAGTTAATGATTGGTCATCATCAAATTCTTCTACTCAACCATTGGAAGAGACGATGATTGTTAATTCTACTCAATCTGAGCCAAGGAGATTATCAAATCAACCTCATAATCCTAAGGGGGCATCCATTAGTCCATCTACGGCTAATTACACTCCCATAGCTTCGCTCGATCCCAAATTTATTAAGCGATGTCAGCATGAGTTAGCTTATTGTATTGGTCCAATGGCATCTTTGATAGTAGAAGAAATTTTAATCCAATATGCGCCCAGATCTCCTGAAGCTTTGATTGATGCACTAGCAGAACAAATACCAGATGCTCAAAAAGCAATTCAGTTTAAACGACGTTTGTTATCTTAA
- a CDS encoding FHA modulated ABC efflux pump with fused ATPase and integral membrane subunits produces MTGSFARQTVVNTDPFIELSNGEQSPIRFYLKKEINSIGRDPQWSDLKIPETGWTVLSRKQAVIQREGNDFRIYDGDRTNPSRNGIFINQTRINVTQGYLLKNGAQLQIGQDPRYQINLTYYNPSGSQMTMPNKRRLSLKDLKEWPVELGRAPRPNYYSSMQLDAPTVSRLHVTIYPDSKGGHILHDHSTNGTFINGKRLDKRSLLHRGDTIQIGPFNLLYTGDALELNNATHQIRLDAHELVRKVKDKKGQEKIILNKVSLVLEPGQLIALVGGSGAGKSTLMKSLLGIAPTNSGKVYLNGDDLRQNWAIYRSQIGYVPQDDIIHQELTVEEVLTYACRLRLPPDIDIEKIVSKTLEQIKLSHVRHTLVHRLSGGQRKRVSIGVELLADPKLFFLDEPTSGLDPGLDKEMMTLLRELADQGRTVVLVTHATGNIEACDRLTFMGLGGKLCYFGPPQEALDFFEMPSEDFKYFADIYIKLNEGKNEAEISKVVDRWAHKYLRSPQYYAYIATSLTEGKDEQQSTDASVRTGISPLKQLWLLCQRYWKLVNRDRVSLILALISGPITIGLTALSLHNEEPLTKLATPSITQAPLALKLLFIFSCIAIWIGLSNSIREIVKETAVYFRERLLNLGLLPYISSKLLVRSAIAVLQTLLITVAVLIGFDPPESVLIPWSIGFAITTLLTLIASSALSLMLSAYVSTENEGNGILPLVMIPQIIFSGVLFDLEGWSQKVSWLMLSRWSIGAYGALADVNAMAPENNALADIFQTSEVYQATWNNLALNWGILGVHTFAYLLIALILQKRKDIF; encoded by the coding sequence ATGACTGGTAGTTTTGCTAGACAAACTGTTGTTAATACCGACCCATTTATTGAATTAAGCAATGGAGAACAATCTCCCATCCGCTTTTATCTTAAAAAAGAGATTAATTCAATTGGGAGAGATCCTCAATGGTCGGATTTAAAAATACCAGAAACTGGTTGGACAGTTCTTTCCCGAAAACAAGCTGTGATCCAACGAGAAGGTAATGACTTTCGGATTTATGATGGCGATCGCACTAATCCCAGTCGCAATGGTATTTTTATTAACCAAACTCGCATTAATGTTACTCAGGGATATTTACTCAAAAATGGGGCTCAACTGCAAATAGGTCAAGATCCTCGTTACCAGATTAACTTGACTTACTATAATCCTAGCGGTAGCCAAATGACGATGCCGAATAAACGTCGTTTGAGCTTAAAAGATTTAAAAGAGTGGCCTGTAGAGTTAGGGAGAGCTCCTCGTCCCAACTATTATTCTTCGATGCAATTAGATGCTCCGACCGTTTCCCGTCTACACGTGACTATTTATCCTGATAGCAAGGGAGGTCATATTCTCCACGATCATAGTACTAACGGTACTTTTATCAATGGTAAGCGATTAGATAAACGTAGTTTACTTCATCGTGGCGATACAATTCAGATTGGTCCTTTTAACCTACTTTATACAGGGGATGCTCTTGAGTTAAACAACGCTACTCATCAAATTCGTCTCGATGCTCACGAATTAGTACGCAAGGTTAAAGATAAAAAAGGTCAAGAAAAAATTATCCTCAATAAGGTTTCTTTGGTGCTTGAACCTGGACAATTAATTGCTTTAGTTGGGGGAAGTGGTGCGGGAAAATCTACTTTAATGAAATCTTTATTAGGTATTGCTCCGACTAATTCTGGCAAAGTTTATTTGAATGGGGACGATCTCAGGCAAAATTGGGCGATTTATCGTTCTCAAATTGGTTATGTACCTCAAGACGATATTATCCATCAGGAGTTAACTGTAGAAGAAGTTTTGACTTATGCTTGTCGACTTCGTCTTCCTCCCGATATTGATATTGAAAAAATCGTTAGCAAAACTTTAGAACAGATTAAATTGTCTCATGTTCGTCATACGCTAGTACACAGACTTAGTGGCGGACAAAGAAAAAGAGTCAGTATTGGCGTAGAATTACTGGCAGATCCGAAATTATTTTTCCTTGATGAACCTACCTCTGGTCTCGATCCTGGGCTAGACAAGGAAATGATGACTTTATTGAGGGAATTAGCCGATCAAGGTCGAACAGTAGTTCTAGTCACCCATGCTACTGGTAATATTGAAGCTTGCGATCGCTTAACTTTTATGGGTTTAGGTGGTAAGTTATGCTATTTTGGGCCACCTCAAGAAGCTCTAGATTTTTTTGAAATGCCTTCAGAAGATTTTAAATATTTTGCAGATATTTATATCAAATTAAATGAAGGCAAAAATGAGGCAGAAATTAGTAAAGTAGTAGACCGATGGGCGCACAAATATCTACGTTCTCCTCAATATTATGCTTATATCGCCACTTCTTTAACTGAAGGGAAAGACGAACAACAGAGTACAGATGCGTCGGTAAGAACGGGCATTTCTCCTTTAAAACAGTTATGGCTACTGTGTCAACGCTATTGGAAATTAGTCAATCGCGATCGCGTTAGTTTAATTCTAGCTTTGATTTCTGGTCCGATTACGATTGGATTAACGGCATTATCTCTTCACAATGAAGAGCCTCTAACCAAATTAGCAACTCCTAGTATTACCCAAGCTCCTTTAGCCCTAAAATTACTATTTATCTTTAGCTGTATTGCTATTTGGATCGGACTATCAAATTCAATTCGAGAAATTGTCAAAGAAACGGCGGTTTATTTTCGCGAACGGCTGTTAAATTTAGGTTTACTGCCTTATATTAGTTCTAAATTATTAGTACGTAGTGCGATCGCCGTACTGCAAACGCTACTGATTACTGTTGCTGTCTTAATTGGGTTCGATCCACCTGAGTCAGTGTTAATTCCCTGGTCAATTGGTTTTGCCATTACCACTCTTTTAACTTTAATTGCTAGTTCTGCTCTCAGTTTAATGTTATCAGCCTATGTCTCTACAGAAAATGAAGGGAATGGCATTCTGCCTCTAGTAATGATCCCCCAAATTATTTTCTCTGGAGTATTGTTTGATTTAGAAGGTTGGTCGCAAAAGGTTTCCTGGTTGATGTTAAGTCGTTGGTCGATTGGAGCTTATGGCGCACTTGCAGATGTCAACGCTATGGCACCAGAAAACAATGCCCTAGCTGACATTTTTCAAACCTCCGAGGTTTACCAAGCTACCTGGAACAATTTGGCTTTAAATTGGGGAATTTTAGGAGTTCACACCTTTGCCTATTTATTGATCGCTCTAATTTTACAAAAACGTAAAGATATTTTTTAA
- a CDS encoding UDP-glucose 4-epimerase, with amino-acid sequence MFTTKPTILVTGGAGYIGSHAVESLQQAGYSVIVLDSLVTGHRDFVEKRLQAKLIVGDLNDSNLLADIFNSYQIDAVMHFAAFAYVGESVVNPAKYYWNNVTGTLNLLRAMTLASVKKIVFSSTCATYGVPSVVPIPEDHPQLPINPYGTSKLVVEKMLADFEVAYGLKSVIFRYFNAAGAHPKGLLGEDHHPETHLIPLVLLTALGVRESISVFGTDYPTPDGSCIRDYIHVSDLADAHVLGLEYLFKQESSEVFNLGNGNGFSVKEVIKVARQVTSKMIKVVECDRRPGDPPVLVGSSDKARSLLGWQPQYSELETMIAHAWAWHQQRHHLPQSEQVKKLSLVSKPIYNTGT; translated from the coding sequence GTGTTTACAACTAAACCTACTATCTTGGTAACTGGAGGAGCTGGTTACATTGGCTCTCACGCAGTTGAATCTTTACAACAAGCTGGTTACAGTGTCATTGTTTTAGATAGTCTTGTTACAGGTCATCGAGATTTTGTAGAAAAGCGTTTGCAGGCAAAATTAATTGTTGGCGATCTTAACGATAGCAATCTATTAGCTGATATTTTTAATAGTTATCAGATTGATGCAGTGATGCATTTCGCTGCTTTTGCTTATGTAGGCGAATCAGTGGTCAATCCAGCTAAATATTATTGGAACAATGTTACTGGAACTCTTAATCTACTGCGAGCAATGACTCTTGCTTCGGTCAAAAAAATCGTTTTTTCTTCTACTTGTGCAACTTACGGTGTTCCTAGCGTAGTACCAATTCCTGAAGATCATCCCCAGCTACCTATTAATCCCTATGGTACTAGTAAATTGGTTGTAGAAAAAATGCTGGCAGATTTTGAAGTAGCTTATGGTTTAAAATCAGTTATTTTTCGCTATTTTAATGCTGCTGGAGCGCATCCCAAGGGTTTATTAGGTGAAGACCATCATCCTGAAACTCATTTGATTCCTTTAGTACTACTTACCGCTTTGGGTGTGAGAGAATCAATTTCTGTTTTTGGGACTGACTATCCTACTCCTGATGGTTCTTGTATTCGCGATTATATTCATGTTAGCGATCTTGCTGACGCTCATGTTTTAGGATTGGAATATCTTTTCAAGCAAGAAAGCAGCGAAGTATTTAATTTGGGTAATGGTAATGGTTTTTCTGTCAAAGAAGTAATCAAAGTTGCTCGACAAGTTACTAGTAAAATGATTAAGGTGGTTGAATGCGATCGCCGTCCTGGAGATCCACCAGTTTTAGTTGGTAGTAGTGATAAAGCTCGGTCTTTATTGGGTTGGCAACCTCAATATTCTGAATTGGAAACAATGATTGCTCATGCTTGGGCTTGGCATCAACAACGACATCATTTGCCTCAAAGTGAGCAAGTTAAAAAATTATCTTTAGTTTCCAAGCCAATTTACAATACTGGCACTTAA
- a CDS encoding Parallel beta-helix repeat protein yields MVWKKKQSLSISLYFFLGLILSLLLLFQPMNKSTQLNQSIRIEAEDYLSGNQGVTYYDSSNINYGQVYRQDGVDIEKTTDLSGGYNVGWIDSGEWLTYDLEVPVDGTYEIVARVASETNNSHSFGISVDGEELDRLNFNSTGGWQSWQNVQGQKINLTAGNHKLRLDMYSSLFNINYLELIPVTSSEIEKNKNIRIEAEDYQTYSDLTSGNIGQAYRQDDVDIEKTTDTGGGYNVGWIDSGEWLTYDLEVPESGVYKLVTRIASDYNNDHGIRFSLDGKSIDEVNFQDTGGWQSWQDVAGKEIYLTEGSHQFRLDAVGSGFNINYIDFEYVSPDEPAKPSEPIDNLPKPIDNPPKPIENPPTLEGATYYLAPYGNDSNNGSLENPFFSLDKVSSVAKPGDVIYLRGGEYKYTQSQWIAAQGTEEARITIMSAPGEKAIIDGSYLPDRKDLIGIGGKYLDLKNLEIKNAKHNGINGWGASHIRLINNHLHHNQYAGAWFGYQDMTTSTDIVFDGNLVEYNDLVSQYDAPAGHPGALVTMGASNSTFVNNIVRKNYGEGIISVLTKGSYIANNQISDNLSVNLYLDNTSDVVAEKNLIYNTDDTRFHVVGRAASGIQVANEKYDFYFNLSNPGRGFKLVNNIIVDNAYGFFYGNYDNGGGLKDSLIANNTFYHADDSLLFITSDAGHQNTTFANNIFVQESGEPLLSFEGSSGINWSNNGWVGGNPGAASGANDVVTNNPVLINPNLDNISGFGLQNNSPFLGKGDADFGIGEDYFGNLRNGSIDLGAIQNS; encoded by the coding sequence ATGGTCTGGAAGAAAAAACAAAGTTTATCTATTTCTTTATATTTTTTTCTTGGTTTGATTCTGTCGTTATTATTATTGTTTCAACCAATGAATAAATCTACTCAATTAAATCAATCTATTCGCATTGAAGCCGAAGATTATTTATCTGGTAATCAAGGTGTTACTTATTATGATTCATCTAATATTAATTATGGTCAAGTCTATCGTCAAGATGGTGTAGATATTGAAAAAACTACCGATCTAAGTGGTGGATACAATGTTGGTTGGATCGACTCGGGAGAATGGCTAACCTACGATTTAGAAGTTCCCGTTGATGGAACTTATGAAATAGTTGCTCGTGTTGCTTCGGAAACGAATAACAGTCACAGTTTTGGTATTTCTGTTGATGGAGAAGAATTAGACCGTCTCAATTTCAACAGTACTGGGGGATGGCAATCATGGCAAAATGTGCAAGGACAAAAAATTAACTTAACTGCTGGTAATCATAAACTGCGGTTAGATATGTACAGTTCCTTATTTAATATCAACTATCTTGAACTAATTCCCGTTACTTCAAGCGAAATTGAAAAAAATAAAAATATTAGAATAGAAGCGGAAGATTATCAAACTTATTCTGATTTAACTTCAGGAAATATTGGTCAAGCATATCGTCAAGATGATGTTGATATTGAAAAAACTACCGATACTGGTGGTGGTTATAATGTCGGTTGGATTGATTCAGGAGAATGGTTAACCTACGATTTAGAAGTTCCTGAAAGTGGTGTTTATAAATTAGTAACTCGGATTGCTTCTGACTACAATAATGACCACGGGATTAGATTTTCTCTTGATGGTAAAAGTATTGATGAAGTTAACTTTCAAGATACTGGTGGATGGCAATCTTGGCAAGATGTAGCAGGAAAAGAAATCTACTTAACTGAAGGTAGTCACCAATTTCGGTTAGATGCGGTTGGCTCTGGATTTAATATTAATTACATCGATTTTGAATATGTCTCACCTGATGAGCCAGCGAAGCCTTCAGAACCTATAGATAATCTACCCAAACCTATAGACAATCCACCCAAACCCATCGAAAATCCACCAACTTTAGAAGGGGCTACCTATTATCTTGCTCCCTATGGTAATGATTCTAATAATGGATCATTAGAAAATCCCTTTTTTAGCTTAGACAAAGTTTCTAGTGTCGCAAAGCCGGGAGACGTAATTTATTTAAGAGGAGGAGAATACAAATATACCCAGTCTCAGTGGATTGCAGCCCAAGGAACTGAAGAAGCTCGGATTACCATCATGTCTGCTCCTGGAGAAAAAGCAATTATCGATGGTTCTTATTTACCAGATCGTAAAGATTTGATCGGTATTGGCGGAAAATATCTTGACCTCAAAAACTTAGAAATCAAAAATGCCAAGCACAATGGTATTAATGGTTGGGGAGCATCACATATTAGACTGATCAATAATCATCTGCATCATAACCAATATGCTGGTGCCTGGTTTGGTTATCAGGATATGACAACCAGTACCGATATAGTTTTTGATGGCAACTTAGTTGAATATAATGATTTAGTTAGTCAATATGATGCTCCTGCTGGACATCCAGGTGCATTGGTTACGATGGGTGCAAGTAATAGCACTTTTGTGAATAATATCGTTCGCAAAAACTACGGCGAAGGCATAATTAGTGTTCTTACTAAAGGAAGTTACATTGCTAACAATCAAATATCTGATAATCTCAGCGTTAATCTTTATCTAGATAATACTTCGGATGTAGTAGCTGAAAAAAATCTGATTTACAATACTGACGATACCCGTTTTCATGTTGTTGGCAGAGCAGCTTCAGGAATTCAAGTTGCCAATGAAAAATATGATTTCTACTTTAATCTCTCTAATCCAGGAAGAGGATTCAAATTAGTTAATAACATTATTGTTGATAATGCCTACGGATTTTTCTACGGCAATTACGACAACGGGGGTGGGTTAAAAGATTCACTGATTGCCAATAACACTTTTTATCATGCAGATGATAGCCTGCTGTTTATTACGTCGGATGCTGGTCATCAAAACACTACCTTTGCTAATAATATTTTCGTTCAAGAATCTGGAGAACCATTACTTTCTTTTGAAGGTTCATCGGGAATTAATTGGTCAAATAATGGCTGGGTTGGTGGAAATCCAGGTGCAGCAAGTGGTGCGAATGATGTGGTTACCAATAATCCTGTGTTGATCAATCCTAATTTAGATAATATTTCAGGATTTGGACTCCAAAATAATTCTCCTTTTCTTGGTAAAGGAGATGCTGATTTTGGCATCGGAGAAGATTATTTTGGTAATTTAAGGAATGGCTCTATTGATTTGGGTGCAATTCAAAATTCTTAA